The following proteins are encoded in a genomic region of Haemorhous mexicanus isolate bHaeMex1 chromosome 27, bHaeMex1.pri, whole genome shotgun sequence:
- the CLIC4 gene encoding chloride intracellular channel protein 4 — translation MALSVPVNGLKEGDKEPVIELFVKAGSDGESIGNCPFSQRLFMILWLKGVVFSVTTVDLKRKPADLQNLAPGTHPPFITYNGEVRTDVNKIEEFLEDVLAPPKYLKLSPKHPESNTAGMDIFAKFSAFIKNSRPEANEALERGLLKTLQKLDEYLNSPLPDEIDENSLEDVTVSTRKFLDGNEMTLADCNLLPKLHIVKVVAKKYRNFEIPKEMTGIWRYLTNAYSRDEFTNTCPGDKEIEIAYSDVAKRLTK, via the exons ATGGCGCTGTCCGTGCCGGTCAACGGGCTAAAGGAAGGCGACAAGGAGCCCGTCATCGAGCTCTTCGTCAAG gctggcagtgatGGTGAGAGCATAGGAAACTGCCCCTTCTCCCAGAGGCTCTTCATGATCCTGTGGCTGAAGGGAGTCGTGTTCAGTGTCACAACAGTGGACCTGAAGAG GAAACCAGCAGACCTTCAGAATCTGGCTCCAGGCACTCACCCCCCCTTCATCACATACAATGGGGAAGTGAGAACAGATGTGAACAAGATTGAAGAGTTCCTGGAAGATGTTCTGGCCCCACCCAA GTACCTGAAACTCTCACCAAAGCATCCAGAATCCAACACTGCTGGAATGGATATATTTGccaaattttctgcttttatcaaGAACTCCAGACCAGAAGCTAATGAAG CCTTAGAACGTGGCCTCTTGAAAACCCTGCAGAAGCTGGATGAGTACCTGAACTCCCCCCTGCCCGACGAGATCGATGAGAACAGCCTGGAGGATGTCACCGTCTCCACCCGCAAGTTCCTGGATGGCAACGAGATGACCTTGGCTGACTGCAACCTGCTGCCCAAACTGCACATTGTCAAG GTGGTGGCCAAAAAATACCGCAACTTTGAGATTCCCAAGGAGATGACAGGGATCTGGAGATACCTGACAAATGCTTACAGCAGGGATGAGTTCACCAACACCTGTCCTGGAGACAAGGAGATTGAAATAGCTTACAGTGACGTAGCCAAGAGACTCACCAAGTAA